In a genomic window of Thermodesulfatator atlanticus DSM 21156:
- the ahcY gene encoding adenosylhomocysteinase, producing MEFHVKDLELAEKGRLRIEWAGREMPVLKQIKDRFEKEKPLKGIKLGACLHVTTETANLMDVLKAGGAEVALCASNPLSTQDDVAAALVKFFEIPVFAIRGEDRDTYYAHIKAVLDINPNITMDDGADLISTLHAEYPEKIANVIGGTEETTTGVIRLRAMAKEGALKYPVIAVNDALTKHLFDNRYGTGQSTIDGILRATNRLLAGSIFVVAGYGWCGRGVAMRARGMGARVIVTEVDPLKAIEAVMDGFDVMPMDEAAEIGDFFCTLTGDIHVIRKEHFLKMKDGAIVSNSGHFNVELDLDGLKEISQQVRRVRENVDEYTLVNGKKVYILAEGRLVNLAAAEGHPSAVMDMSFANQALCAEYLVKHGKELKNDVYKVPEHIDRSVAEMKLKAMNIRIDRLTPEQEKYLSSWEMGT from the coding sequence ATGGAGTTTCACGTAAAAGACCTTGAGCTGGCAGAGAAGGGAAGACTTAGAATTGAATGGGCCGGGCGCGAGATGCCTGTTCTCAAACAGATAAAAGACCGCTTTGAAAAGGAAAAACCCTTAAAGGGAATAAAACTCGGGGCTTGTCTCCATGTCACCACTGAGACTGCAAACCTGATGGATGTTCTTAAAGCAGGGGGTGCTGAGGTAGCCCTTTGTGCCTCAAATCCCCTTTCCACTCAGGATGACGTAGCGGCGGCGCTCGTGAAATTTTTTGAGATCCCGGTCTTTGCCATCCGCGGAGAAGATCGCGATACTTACTATGCCCACATAAAGGCCGTTCTTGATATAAACCCCAACATTACCATGGACGACGGAGCAGACCTTATTTCCACCCTTCATGCGGAATACCCGGAAAAAATCGCAAATGTAATTGGCGGCACAGAAGAAACCACTACAGGAGTTATCAGACTTCGTGCTATGGCTAAAGAAGGGGCGCTTAAGTATCCGGTCATTGCGGTAAACGATGCCCTTACCAAACACCTTTTTGATAACCGCTATGGTACCGGCCAATCCACCATAGATGGCATCTTGCGCGCTACCAATCGTCTTCTGGCTGGCTCTATTTTTGTAGTGGCAGGTTACGGTTGGTGTGGCCGAGGCGTGGCTATGAGGGCCAGGGGCATGGGAGCACGCGTCATTGTAACCGAAGTTGATCCTCTTAAAGCTATTGAGGCTGTCATGGATGGCTTTGACGTGATGCCCATGGATGAGGCTGCAGAAATTGGCGACTTTTTCTGCACCTTAACCGGGGATATCCATGTGATTCGCAAAGAGCACTTTCTAAAGATGAAAGACGGTGCCATTGTATCTAACTCAGGTCACTTTAATGTGGAGCTTGACCTTGATGGTCTTAAAGAAATTTCTCAGCAAGTACGCCGTGTGCGTGAAAATGTGGATGAATACACCCTGGTAAACGGCAAAAAGGTTTACATCCTGGCAGAAGGTCGTTTGGTTAATCTTGCTGCAGCTGAGGGCCATCCTTCTGCTGTTATGGATATGAGCTTTGCTAACCAGGCCCTTTGTGCGGAATATCTTGTCAAACATGGAAAAGAGCTTAAAAATGACGTTTACAAAGTCCCAGAGCACATAGATCGTTCGGTGGCAGAAATGAAGCTTAAGGCCATGAACATTCGTATCGACCGTTTGACTCCTGAGCAAGAAAAATATCTTTCTTCCTGGGAGATGGGAACATAA
- the queC gene encoding 7-cyano-7-deazaguanine synthase QueC has protein sequence MPKELAVCLVSGGLDSCVAAAYAAQKYDLAFLHVNYGQRTEARELKAFNEIADYYQVKYRLVADVPALKQIGASALTDTNIPVPEGAVSTSDIPVTYVPFRNAHFLAIAVSWGEVLGAKRIFIGASEVDFSGYPDCRKSFFEAFNRAIAEGTKPETDIRIETPLIELSKAEIVRLGVKLKAPLHLTWSCYQREDVACGVCESCLLRLKGFKEAGAEDPIPYERKDI, from the coding sequence ATGCCCAAGGAGTTAGCAGTTTGCCTGGTAAGCGGTGGCCTGGATAGTTGTGTGGCTGCCGCTTATGCGGCTCAAAAATACGATCTTGCCTTTTTACACGTAAATTACGGCCAGCGTACCGAGGCTCGTGAGCTCAAGGCCTTTAACGAAATTGCAGATTATTACCAGGTAAAATATCGCCTGGTGGCCGATGTCCCAGCCCTTAAACAAATCGGAGCCTCTGCCCTCACTGACACAAACATTCCCGTACCCGAGGGAGCGGTGTCCACTTCGGATATTCCCGTAACTTATGTCCCTTTTCGTAACGCCCATTTTTTAGCCATTGCGGTTTCCTGGGGGGAGGTTTTAGGAGCCAAGCGGATTTTTATCGGGGCAAGTGAGGTTGATTTCTCTGGCTATCCAGATTGTCGCAAAAGTTTTTTTGAGGCCTTTAACCGTGCTATTGCCGAAGGTACCAAGCCAGAAACAGACATACGCATAGAAACTCCCTTGATTGAACTTTCCAAGGCAGAGATCGTAAGGCTTGGGGTAAAGCTCAAAGCTCCGCTTCACCTGACCTGGTCGTGTTATCAGCGGGAAGACGTTGCTTGTGGTGTTTGTGAATCTTGCCTTTTGAGGCTTAAAGGTTTTAAAGAAGCTGGTGCGGAAGACCCTATCCCCTATGAGCGTAAAGATATTTGA
- a CDS encoding YkgJ family cysteine cluster protein, which translates to MSVKIFECKRCGFCCQGESTVSLTPPEQESIAMFLGLNLSEFFERYTVKKGSRVEMKTINGHCIFFDEKEKICRIHPVKPSHCRRWPLHPSILKDRESFEIIKRTCPGFSPSATWEEVVDFIRYMGDTC; encoded by the coding sequence ATGAGCGTAAAGATATTTGAATGTAAAAGATGTGGCTTTTGCTGTCAGGGGGAAAGTACGGTTTCCCTTACTCCTCCTGAGCAGGAAAGTATAGCCATGTTTTTGGGTTTGAATCTTTCAGAATTTTTTGAGCGCTATACGGTTAAAAAGGGATCTCGTGTGGAAATGAAGACTATAAACGGCCATTGTATTTTTTTTGATGAAAAAGAAAAAATATGCCGTATTCATCCGGTAAAACCTTCTCATTGTCGCCGCTGGCCTCTTCATCCAAGTATCCTCAAAGACCGAGAAAGCTTTGAGATAATAAAGCGCACCTGTCCTGGTTTTTCTCCCTCGGCCACCTGGGAAGAGGTGGTTGATTTTATACGCTACATGGGAGATACCTGTTAA
- a CDS encoding DUF465 domain-containing protein, protein MDKEKELIAKYAEKDEELRKLVEEHRALDQQLEEFHKRPYLTAEEEVEKKRIQVKKLALKDQILAIVEKYRKMEEENK, encoded by the coding sequence ATGGATAAAGAAAAAGAACTCATTGCTAAGTATGCGGAAAAGGATGAAGAGCTTCGTAAACTTGTAGAGGAACATCGTGCCCTTGACCAACAGCTTGAAGAGTTTCACAAAAGACCTTATCTCACCGCTGAAGAGGAAGTAGAAAAAAAGCGTATTCAGGTTAAAAAACTAGCGTTAAAAGACCAAATTTTAGCTATAGTTGAAAAATATCGTAAAATGGAGGAGGAAAACAAATAG
- the ilvB gene encoding biosynthetic-type acetolactate synthase large subunit — MTGAQIIVEALRREGVDIIFGYPGGAVIDIYDELYRAQDIKHVLVRHEQGAAHAADGLARSTGKVGVCLATSGPGATNTVTGIATAYMDSVPMVVLTGQVPTKLIGNDAFQEVDITGITRPCTKHNFLVKRVEDLAWTLKAAFHIARTGRPGPVLVDIPKDVQQAKTEFNWPEEIRLRSYNPTYEPHKRQVEKAYRLLEASTRPVILVGGGVISSGAHEEVRELAELLHIPVTMTLMGLGGFPGTHEYSLGMLGMHGTYYANMAVANSDLIIAVGARFDDRVTGKVDAFAPMAKIVHIDIDPTSIQKNVRVDVPIVGDCKRALAKLLEIIKEVGRPAKLWKEQFKEWWEQIEIWRRRYPLTYKQEGDYIKPQFVIEKLYELTGGDAIVCTEVGQNQMWTAQFWKFDRPRTLLSSGGLGTMGYGFPASIGAQMANPDRLVIDFAGDGSIQMNIQEMATAIDQRLPIKVIILNNGYLGMVRQWQELFYERRYSAVEFATIPDFVKLADAYGAVGLRATKPEDVEPVLKKALETKNLVLVDIHIAPEEGVFPMVPAGRATTEMILV; from the coding sequence ATGACTGGTGCACAAATCATTGTCGAAGCCCTAAGGCGAGAGGGCGTTGACATCATTTTTGGCTATCCGGGTGGCGCTGTTATTGACATCTATGATGAACTTTACCGGGCGCAGGATATAAAGCATGTCTTGGTGCGCCATGAGCAAGGGGCTGCTCATGCGGCAGATGGCCTTGCAAGGTCAACCGGAAAAGTAGGCGTTTGTCTGGCTACTTCTGGTCCAGGCGCAACCAACACCGTAACAGGTATTGCTACGGCATATATGGACTCTGTTCCTATGGTCGTGCTAACAGGTCAGGTTCCTACCAAACTCATTGGTAACGACGCCTTCCAGGAGGTCGACATTACCGGTATTACGCGTCCGTGTACCAAACACAATTTTTTGGTAAAGCGCGTAGAAGACCTAGCCTGGACCCTTAAAGCGGCTTTTCATATTGCTAGAACAGGGCGTCCGGGGCCAGTGCTTGTGGATATTCCCAAGGATGTCCAGCAGGCCAAGACAGAATTTAACTGGCCTGAGGAAATCAGGTTAAGAAGCTATAATCCCACTTATGAGCCCCATAAACGCCAGGTGGAAAAGGCCTATCGTCTCCTTGAGGCCTCAACGCGTCCGGTAATCCTGGTTGGTGGTGGTGTTATCTCTTCTGGGGCCCATGAAGAAGTCCGCGAGCTTGCTGAACTCCTTCACATACCTGTTACCATGACCCTTATGGGTCTGGGGGGCTTTCCGGGGACTCACGAATATTCCCTTGGCATGCTTGGTATGCACGGCACTTACTACGCTAACATGGCGGTTGCCAATAGTGACCTTATCATTGCAGTAGGTGCGCGCTTTGATGACCGCGTAACCGGAAAGGTTGACGCCTTTGCCCCTATGGCCAAGATAGTCCATATTGACATCGACCCCACCTCTATCCAAAAGAACGTCAGAGTTGACGTGCCTATTGTGGGGGATTGTAAAAGGGCCCTTGCCAAGCTTCTTGAAATTATCAAAGAAGTTGGACGTCCGGCAAAACTCTGGAAAGAGCAGTTCAAAGAATGGTGGGAGCAAATCGAGATCTGGCGCAGACGTTATCCCCTCACCTACAAACAAGAAGGAGATTACATTAAGCCTCAGTTTGTCATAGAAAAGCTCTATGAGCTCACTGGTGGGGATGCCATTGTTTGTACGGAAGTTGGGCAAAACCAGATGTGGACGGCTCAGTTTTGGAAGTTTGATCGTCCAAGGACCCTTCTTTCTTCTGGTGGTCTTGGCACCATGGGTTACGGATTCCCTGCCTCTATAGGAGCTCAGATGGCAAACCCGGATAGACTCGTCATTGACTTTGCAGGCGATGGTTCCATTCAAATGAATATTCAAGAAATGGCTACCGCCATAGATCAGCGCTTACCAATCAAGGTCATCATTCTAAATAACGGCTATTTAGGCATGGTGCGCCAGTGGCAGGAGCTTTTCTACGAGCGCCGTTACTCTGCAGTTGAATTTGCCACTATCCCAGATTTTGTAAAACTTGCGGACGCTTATGGCGCCGTTGGCCTTCGGGCTACCAAACCTGAAGACGTTGAACCGGTTCTCAAAAAAGCCCTTGAGACCAAGAATCTCGTTCTGGTTGATATTCACATTGCGCCTGAAGAGGGCGTCTTCCCAATGGTTCCCGCTGGGCGGGCTACCACGGAAATGATTTTGGTGTAA
- the ilvN gene encoding acetolactate synthase small subunit has protein sequence MEMNNSERKHTLSVLVENTPGALARIVGLFTGRGFNIDSLCVAETLDPTLSHLTLVTHGDAMIIEQIIKQLRRLIDVYKVVDVTEEGEFVEREMALIKVRAEKETRAEVLRMCDIFRCKVVDVSPRTYTVEVTGPESKIEAVIELLKPLGIKEIVRTGLIAMKREKKSL, from the coding sequence ATGGAGATGAACAACAGCGAAAGAAAACACACCCTATCAGTGCTAGTGGAAAATACTCCTGGGGCTTTGGCTCGTATCGTGGGCCTTTTTACCGGCCGCGGGTTCAATATAGACAGCTTGTGCGTGGCAGAGACCTTAGACCCCACCCTTTCTCATCTTACGCTTGTTACCCATGGCGACGCCATGATTATTGAACAAATAATCAAACAACTACGTCGCCTGATTGACGTCTATAAAGTAGTTGATGTTACCGAAGAAGGCGAATTCGTAGAAAGGGAGATGGCCCTTATCAAGGTCCGTGCCGAAAAAGAAACCCGCGCAGAAGTTTTACGCATGTGTGATATTTTCCGTTGTAAGGTGGTAGATGTGAGCCCTCGCACTTATACGGTAGAGGTAACCGGGCCTGAGAGTAAAATAGAAGCAGTTATCGAACTCCTAAAGCCTTTGGGAATAAAAGAGATTGTCCGCACCGGTCTTATCGCCATGAAAAGAGAAAAAAAGAGTCTATAA